GCATCTCTAACTGTTTATACAGTCAGAGTTTCCACATAGGTGTGGAACCAGAACAGTTCCCCTTTTATTTGCTGCCACAAAAGTCAAAGGAAACAAACTACTGCACAGTGAACAAGATCAATGTGTTCCTCTGCGGTTTGACTTATTCAGacataaaaatggaaaataagtCACCTCCCTGGGTTTTCTTATTGCCACACTGCTCTGAACAGTCACCAGAGTCGCTTACTAAACACATTTCAGAGTTTGCAGTGGATGAGTAATTTGTAGGTGAACAGTCTCAGTGTTGTTGAGGTCTTGACTGTGAactcttctctgcctctctgctctgttctttTACAGACTGAAAGCTCTGGTATCAACAGGAGGCCGGAGCGTGCAAGCAGCATGTGACTGGTAAGTTTAAACAACAAATGTGTGCACAGTACACCCACATACACTTTACAAACCGCAAACAAGGAAAAATATGTTATACCGCCCTCTGCTGTAGAATGTTGTTACGTCTGTCCATAAAACTTGCAGGTTGTGAAGCTGCAAATGCAAACTCAAAAGCAATAAACccttaataataaatatgcttcactaattattattaatattgttgttattattaaaaacaaggtGCAACAGCAATGTTTTAATCATAAAGGAGCTTGATTCTTTGAATGTGCCAACTTTGTTTGTGCAGGTTCAAGTTCAGTTCACTTTCCCTTCGTGGCACAAGCGGCacattacacaaaaatacagaCATCGTCACAGACCTGACACTTCTCCTTTATTCGATTTACCTCCATCTCTTCCTACAGGCTGTTTTCCCATGTGGACGACCCGTTCCTGGACGACCCACTGCCCAGGGAGTTTGTCCTCTACCTGCGACCCAGTGGGCCACTTCAGAACCAGCTCTCCCACTTCTGGCAGCAGAGTCGGGTCACTTGTGGCAAAAACAAAGCCCACAACATTTTCCCTCATATCACCCTCTGCCAGTTCTTCATGGTGAGTGGAAAGAAACTTTCAGTCAACTTTCATGAATGGTTCTGAGGTCATACATCACATGGGGTTAGTGTTAGTTGGATTCTGTTTGACAATGTCTCATCTTTGTCCCTTTAAGGCCTTTTGACATAAATTTTACATCCATACTATTTGTACGTACGTCCATATTTGGTATGAACATGGTGTTTTCCAGCTAAAACAATCCGTGTCCACGCAAGACTTCTGGCTCCGAATCAATCAAATGCTTGAATAGTAGCTTGTCTCCTTCACATTAAGCAGTTGGATCTTTATAAAATGCAGAATTCAGTGCACAGCAGGGTCATCAATGActgtgttctacactggtagctgtAAAATATGAGTATATACAGTGGAATGGATTGCAGATGAGTCAATGAGAGTTAAACCAGAGTTAAAGTGCAGTTCATAATGGGTGTGTGTAGTTGGTTGTACAGTCAGCTGCCATAGCTGCACTTTACAGGGTACCTTTAAGATATGATGAGACACTGTATTAGGAGATTCATAGTGAGAAACAGGCAGACATGAATCCTtatgatgtttataagtttaaGTTTTCCTAGCTTCAGAATTTTTCAATGAGTCACTGGTGCAGTCTTTTAAGAGACTTACAGCagtattcattcattcatatctTATCTTTCCTgtcaaagggatagttcacgAAAAACGAAACTTTCCTACTCAccccttcttcagacgtaataacaCAAccgaaaaaacacacaacatgcccccatactgcttgtgtggtgtcatccaagtgtccacaagcctcgacattcatattcaacttgAAACGGAGTCACTTAGACCAAGTTTTAATCCTAAAAGTACCGGATGTAGTGAAGCCAGCGGACATAGCGATGCTAATGCGCACCGGGAGAACGTGAACGTgtcagaggaggatatcagaggacattagGGCTAAAAactatttcccttttttctgtTAAACTATCCCTTGAACTGTTGTTATGGTTCTTTTTAACAGATAAATGAAGACAGCAATGTTGCATATTCCacatcttgtcttttttttctttctacacAGTGTGCAGACCACAAAGTAGAAGCTCTATGCGAGGCCCTCCAGGCCACCGTGCAGCAGTGGCGAGGTCGTTTTCCGAGCCCGCTGCCCCTAGAACTCTACACATCCTCCAACTTCATTGGTCTCTTTGTTGAGGAACAGGTGGCCGACGTCCTCAAGCAGTTTGCAGCTGACTTCGCCACAGAGGCTACAAGGAAGGCAGGTAGGAACCAGAAGCAACGGGGATGAAGGGCACACACTCTGTACCCACAATGCCCTGGGtttgaaacacatgaaaaatcTTTGCttcatgtctttctttctgtctgtcttatcTCTGCCATCTTTCTTCGTTGCTTCATGTTGACTGTTCAGAGTATGTCAGCATCAGTTCATCATATTTGCTGCGTGTGGTGAGCAGCTGTCCCGGTGTGGACGGTTGTCATGTGGGGTTATTAAAGCAATCACTCCGCCTGTCAACCATTTTTCAAACACGGGCGAAAAATAAGTCTGACTGCCAAATGGTGTTTCAGGCTGCTAAGTGCCAAATCAGATTAGAGACAACGTCATTAGAGCAAATGCTCTTTGGTATTTCTGCCTCACGGTGAAAAGACAGATAAGAATGTGTCATTAGAATCAGATGTGGAAAATTTGAGTGGTTGTTGGTTTTACGCGGGAGATTTCATCACTGATAGTGAGGTTGTGCAATGAATGTATAACGTGTAAAGTAGATCACAATCCATTTGTTGGTGTGCTTCTGTTTTAACCCAAACAAACTCTAACACATCAGATGATGAGTTGACATGTCATTTGTACCACGTACCAGGTTTGAGTCTTTTGACTGGACTTTGAGTCTGTGGACAAAAGTGTGAAGTTGAAGTGGCTGTTTCTTCCTCGTTTCTCTTTCCAGTTGAGATCATAATGATGCCATAGATGCTGAAATCTGAAATGTAATCAGAGAACCACATATTTAGCCgttttttacatgttttgtaTTGATTATTTACCAGAGAGAGTTTCCTGCTGACTTAAGtctaaaaaactatttattaccttattcagaataagatattattttgattatgcTGTTTACATGAGTTCCTGATAGAATATGAATTGAATTATTGTGAGTATGAACTTATTAttcgtattttttattattgttatgatcatctgaaaatgctgtttacatggaaGTGCCTTATTCAGACTGTATCTGAATATTAGTGTCCATGTAATTGTCGTTGTCAGTTGGAAGAATGAATGGGACTCTCCCTTTCTGACCCAAAATAGCAGATAGCGATACAGCATAATTATAAGAGACCCATTCATAATCAACAAAGACACCATACACAAGGGTCAAAGAAAAGTTAATTTATGATATAGTTGATCTCTGTGGTTTAGCACTGATGGTAAAATGGGTTTCCTCCCTGTTCATCCATCTCCAGAAGTCCATGTGGAGCCTCACAAGAAGCAGCTCCATGTGACTCTGGCCTACAACTTCCCCACTGACCACCTCGCTTCACTGGAGAAACTGGCTAAAGGCATCGAAGTCAAGctgggctgtgattggctggctGTCTTGTTCTCCCGGGACATTCGATTTGCTAACCATGAGGTATTATCTATACTGACGACAATTGTTTTAAGGCTCACAGATACCTATAAaccaattaaagcaaattaatgTTAACACCAGACGACCTCTGTGTCACATCTGCAGACGCTGCGGGTGATGTACCCCTACCTGCCTCAGAATGAGGATGAGCTGGAGCTGGTTCCTGGGGATTTTATCTTCATGTCTCCAGTGGACCAGAGTAGCACCAGTGAGGGCTGGGTGTATGGGTCCTCACTGGCCACCGGGCTGTCTGCCCTGCTGCCGGAAAACTACGTCAGCTTGGCCGATGAATCCGACACTTGGGTCTTCCATGGGTGAGCAGAGCATCTAACAGAAATCAATCATTTCATACTGAAAGACTATAAAGAACGATTTGGTCATtaacaatattttaaattcCATCACCTAATATTTCCCCAGCTAAGGGTCTATAGTTGGACTAATGTTGGCCGAACTACCATGAAGCTTGAAATGCGGTGTCAAAATATACACGTGTGTCATTTGCTGATCAGATTCATGACCCCCAGAAGTTGAACCCTCTTGACTGAGACGTATCGctttaaaatcaaacacaaactctcGGGAACAGTTCTTGCTTTCAAATTAAcagcttgtttttaaatgaaagggAACTTTTACAAACACAATTTTATAGATATTATTTATCACAATCGTATAACACttcttatttattcttttgCACGAACCCAAATGCATTGAAGAAgaattacatttacatataaaacaaatagtAGATGTTCTCTCAATTTTCTGTCTATTTAAAATCACCAACACCCACTTGTGATGAAGCAGCTCTAAGTTAGTGGTctgtataattatatatatataaagttaatTAATATTAGATCTTGATCAtagatcatttctttttatcattgtCATCctatctggtttatctgcaattaaCTACAAAtatactgtttttattattatactatTCTTATTCATTAGGTTTGATCGCGGCCACTGACTGATACAGAGCACGTGTCACCTCTCTTCAATTGTGTAATAATATTGGATGTATCCAAATCGCACAGTGTGATGAGAGATGATCAGTTTGTGAGAAATGTTTtccacatacaaacagacagacattctTAACTTCTAACTTATAGAATTATTAGGTAAGATATCTGACAGTCTGTTCTCCTCGTCCACCACAGCTCGCATTCCTTCTTCAGTTGTGGGCCCAGTGACAAGAGCGGTAAGGAGAGAGGGATGTTCGATGGACTGCTGGACAGCCGACGCCCTGATAACACGAGCCCTGGAGACACGCCCACCCTCAGTCTCATCTGTCATCCAATGCAGGTAGTTAGTAGTTTTCACAATTGAAATACTTCTCGTGTTGTTTTGTGCATTAAAAATCAAACTGAAGTGTTTTATTCCCAGCAGGTCCTGCGGATCGGCGGTGGTCACTCTCGGCAGTCCAAGCGCACGCTTTTTGTCTGCCGGCACGGCGAGAGGATGGATGTGGTCTTTGGCAAACACTGGCTCTCCCTCTGCTCCGACAGTAAAGGTGAGCCTCTGAACCCCACCTCTCATGTGAGCTCCGCCTCGTGGTCAACCATTGTTGTTGTATTTAACCTCCTTAATCCTTCCATGGGACAAAAAGTAGATCTCAGgaataagttaaaaaaataatccttGCATTTAATCGCGGGTGTTCTTATTTTTCCGCAGGTAGATATGTGCGCTCCAATCTGAACATGCCTCCCAGTTTGCCCctgtggggggggcagagagactaTGACATGGACACTCCTCTCACTGTGTTTGGATCCACACAGGCTCAACTAGTGGGTATGTCACCTACATAGATCTCAGTGATGTACTCCACCAGGAACTCTGACGATTTCTTTACGAAATGTGTGTGAGCtgaaaaatgttgcttttcCAGGTGAGGCCCTGCTGCAGAGTAACACAGTGATAGACTTTGTgtactgttctccctctctgcGGTGTGTCCAGACTGCACAGAACATCCTGAAAGGTAAGACGAGGTCTTTCTAAGCAAGTATGATGAGACATCCACTCAGTTTTCCCTgaacagtcacacaaacagaattcTTTTCCAGGGACATTCATTTGTTGTGTCTGATGATCTGTGTTTGTGGGAACAGGTCTGCAGCAGGACGGTAAAGTGAAGGTGAGAGTGGAACCAGGGCTTTTTGAATGGACCAAGTGGGTTTCTGGGAGCTCCCTGCCGGCATGGATACCTCCGACTGACCTGGCCGCTGCCAACTTCACTGTGGACACATTGTACAGG
The Paralichthys olivaceus isolate ysfri-2021 chromosome 11, ASM2471397v2, whole genome shotgun sequence genome window above contains:
- the ubash3bb gene encoding ubiquitin associated and SH3 domain containing Bb isoform X1; this translates as MAAKDDLYSKILPRRLRQSRPGSVKCGSNLDVLLSMGFPRPRALKALVSTGGRSVQAACDWLFSHVDDPFLDDPLPREFVLYLRPSGPLQNQLSHFWQQSRVTCGKNKAHNIFPHITLCQFFMCADHKVEALCEALQATVQQWRGRFPSPLPLELYTSSNFIGLFVEEQVADVLKQFAADFATEATRKAEVHVEPHKKQLHVTLAYNFPTDHLASLEKLAKGIEVKLGCDWLAVLFSRDIRFANHETLRVMYPYLPQNEDELELVPGDFIFMSPVDQSSTSEGWVYGSSLATGLSALLPENYVSLADESDTWVFHGSHSFFSCGPSDKSGKERGMFDGLLDSRRPDNTSPGDTPTLSLICHPMQQVLRIGGGHSRQSKRTLFVCRHGERMDVVFGKHWLSLCSDSKGRYVRSNLNMPPSLPLWGGQRDYDMDTPLTVFGSTQAQLVGEALLQSNTVIDFVYCSPSLRCVQTAQNILKGLQQDGKVKVRVEPGLFEWTKWVSGSSLPAWIPPTDLAAANFTVDTLYRPTIPVSKLTVSESYENYMSRSYQVTKDILSDCKNTGNNVLIVAHASSLEACTRQLQGRSPQGAKDFIQVVRKIPYLGFCSCEEQGDTGVWQLVDPPILPLTHGPNHTFDWRETLLQE
- the ubash3bb gene encoding ubiquitin associated and SH3 domain containing Bb isoform X2, whose product is MAAKDDLYSKILPRRLRQSRPGSVKCGSNLDVLLSMGFPRPRALKALVSTGGRSVQAACDWLFSHVDDPFLDDPLPREFVLYLRPSGPLQNQLSHFWQQSRVTCGKNKAHNIFPHITLCQFFMCADHKVEALCEALQATVQQWRGRFPSPLPLELYTSSNFIGLFVEEQVADVLKQFAADFATEATRKAEVHVEPHKKQLHVTLAYNFPTDHLASLEKLAKGIEVKLGCDWLAVLFSRDIRFANHETLRVMYPYLPQNEDELELVPGDFIFMSPVDQSSTSEGWVYGSSLATGLSALLPENYVSLADESDTWVFHGSHSFFSCGPSDKSGKERGMFDGLLDSRRPDNTSPGDTPTLSLICHPMQVLRIGGGHSRQSKRTLFVCRHGERMDVVFGKHWLSLCSDSKGRYVRSNLNMPPSLPLWGGQRDYDMDTPLTVFGSTQAQLVGEALLQSNTVIDFVYCSPSLRCVQTAQNILKGLQQDGKVKVRVEPGLFEWTKWVSGSSLPAWIPPTDLAAANFTVDTLYRPTIPVSKLTVSESYENYMSRSYQVTKDILSDCKNTGNNVLIVAHASSLEACTRQLQGRSPQGAKDFIQVVRKIPYLGFCSCEEQGDTGVWQLVDPPILPLTHGPNHTFDWRETLLQE